The genome window CCCGGTGGTCAGCAGCTTGTCGTAGGTGATGGTCTGTCCGTCGGCGGTGTGCACGGCACGGGCGGCGGGGTCCACAGACGCCACGGGGGTGTTCAGGCGCACCTTGTCGGCCAGGCGCGCGGCCAGCCGGGTGAAAATTTCGCCGGTGCCGCCGTGCAGCGGAAAGCGGAACAGGTTGTTGGGGCCCCAGCTCACGTTGTCCTGTTGCAGCACCAGGTTGCGCAGCACCATTTCAAGGTCGATGACGCTGACCCGCTCACCGATCCACTGATAGCTCATCAACTCGGCGGGGGTGGCCCACACCTTGAAGTTGTAGGGCCGCATGAAATGTCTGGCGATGCCCGCACCGAAGACATATTCGAACCATTCCGCGAAGTTGGTGGGCGCTTCTTCGCGCCGGTGGCCGGGCAGCAGGGCCTGCACGCATTCCCACTGCATGTCCGGCGGCAGGTGGCGGATGTTGTTCTGGAAGGGGTAGGGCACCCAGCGTTCGGCAATGCGCACCCGCGCAATGCGCATGTGCTCCAGATACTGGCCGTCCAGCAGGCTTTCCACCAGTCGGTCGAAGTAGGTGTAGTGCGAGAACACCACATGCCCGCCGATGTCCCAGGTGAACCCCGCCGCATCGCGGAAGCTGGCTGCCAGCCCCCCCGCGTAGGGGTTGCGCTCCAGCACCAGCACGGAGTGTTCGCCAAGCTCCGCCAGCCGGTGGGCCGCGCCAAGGCCGGTGGGGCCTGCGCCGATGATCAGGTATTTGACGTGCATGCAGTGTCCTGCGGGGTGCGCGCGATGCGTCCGCGCGGTTGCCGTATGCCCCGATGGGGCGTGATGGTCGTGGTGGGATGGCCCAACATGCCCAATGTGTCCAGCCGGGGCAGCCGGGTCAGGTGTGCCGATGTGCCCGCCCGGTCAATCGTGCCTGACGGCCCCTGCGCGGGCAAGCCCGGCCGTCAGGCCCCCGTGCGCGTGCCCAGGGCCGCCAGCTTGCGCAGCAGGTCGCGTTCCAGTGCCTCGAACTCGCGGCGGCGCATGGCCAGCACCTCGGCCGCGTCGAACATGCCCGAAAGCTTGTAGCGGTTGCCAAGGCCGTTGCCGAACTGCGCCGCGCCCATGCGCACGGCCTTGCCGCTGCGTTTCATGTGGCGCACGGGCAGAAAACCGGTGTAGCAGGCCATGCGCCCGGCGCGGGCCCGGCGCAGGTCGTGTTCCAGGTCGTCGTACTGCGAGGGCGACAGCGAAAGGGAAAATCCCCCGGCCTCCAGCAGGTCGGCGGTGCGGAACATGTGGCAGCATCCGGTCACCGAGATGCAGGGCCGCAGGTAGTCGAACCGACCCATGTCCGTGACCTGGGCGTGCAGGTCGCTGACGGAAAAGGGCAGTGCATGTGCACGGGCCGGGGAAAAGGCCACCTCCGGCGACAGGGTGTCGCGTTGCGGTTCGCCGGTGGTGTTGCCTGCATTGTTGCCCGTAGCGTTGCCTGACGGGGGCGGGGTGTCGTCGGCGAAGGCGGCAAGATCCGCCGGGGTGCCTTCCGGTGCGCGAAAGTGCGCGGTCAGGTGCAGGTCGGCGGACTGGACAACATACGGGGCATGCCAGTCCAGGGTGCGCCCGCCCCAGGCGGCGGCATCCGGCTGGCGGCGCACCGCCCCGGCCAGGCGGCGCAGCCAGTCGGCGGGCACGGCGGCGTCGTCGTCCAGATAGGCGGCAAAGTCGCAGGCGGCCACCTCGGGCAGGTGCATCAGCCAGTTGCGCGCGGCGGCGGCCCCCACGTTGACCGGCAGGTGCACGGCGGTGCAGCGGTCCGCGCCGAACCGGTCGGCCCAGGTGCGCACCACGTCGCCGGTGCCGTCTGTGGAGCCATTGTCCAGCAGGGCAATACGGGCCATGTCCGGCAGGCCGGGTGCCAGGTGAGTGAGGGCGGTGTCCAGTTCCTGCGCCTTGTTCCACGAATAGAGCAGCACGGCGGTGGACCCGGCGGGTACGGCATCCGGGGTATCCACGCCGCGCCAGACGTCGTGGGCGCGCAGGGCGAGGTTGACGTGCCAGGGCCGGGCGGACAGCACCGCGTCCCACAGGGGCAAGGCGGCGGGGGCATCGCCCAGGCGGACCAGGCAGTGGGCGGCATGTTCCACCGGGGCCAGCCAGCAGCCACTGCCCGGTGCGGCGGTGCCCGACCGATCAGATGCAGTGGGTGCGGACGCAGGCAGGCCGGACACGGCCAGTGCGGCATCGCGAAAATGGGCCAGTGCGGCGTCATGGTGGCGGGCGGCGGTGGCCCCGCCATCAGCAAGCCCCACACAGGATGAGGCGCGGTTGGCCGCCAGGCAGCCGTGAAGATGGTCGAAAAGCGGGGCGAGGGGAGATGCGCCAGACGTGCCGGGTCCGCCAGACAGGGCAGATCCGCCAGACGGGGCAAGCCGGGCTGCGGCCCGGTGCAGGTGCCCGTCCAGCCAGTCCAGGTCGCCGGATAGTTCGCCCACGGCTACGGCCTGCTGCACCCAGAACAGGTTGTCCGGGTCGCGTTCGCGTTCGGCGTCCACATGGCGTTGCAGGCGCACCCAGTCGGCCTGGGCGGCCAGCCGTTCGTAGCGGGCAAGGTCCGCCGGGCGGCGCCAGGCCCCGTGCACGGCGGCCAGCAGCGCGGCCAGCGCGGGATGCAGCCAAGGCAAACGTTGATGCAGCAGCAGCACCTGCCCGGCCAACTGGCCGTTGCAGGGGTCGTCTTCCCACGCGGCCAGCAGCAGTTCGCGACCAGTGCGCAGCAGGTCGTCACGCCCTGCGGGGGCAGTGGTGTTGGCGGGCGAAGCGGCGGGGGATTGCGAGCGGGTGATGGCATCGGCCGCGCAACGCAGCCGGTGGACGGACCCCACGCTGCCATGCGTCAGGCGAATGCGCAGCCACAGCGGCAGGCGCTGCCAGGCAAGGGCAAGGGAGGCGTGCGGCATGGCGTCGTCCCTGTAGGTAGTCCGTCGAGGGCCGATACCCCCGTCAGGGTCGCGAACGAAGGGCGCGGGACGGGATCAGTCGGCGCAGTTCACGCAACGGCTGGCTTCCGGCATGGCCATCAGCCGGGCCAGCGGGATGGGCTCGCCACATTCCACGCAGAAGCCGAAGTCGGGGTCGTCCTCGTCGATGCGCTTCAGGGCGTATTCCAGGCCAACCTGGCGATTGCGCAACTGGGCCAGGGCGGCCTCGTTGACACTCTTGTTCTGGATGGCGTCCATGCGCGAGACTTCGTCCATGCCGTCCGCGCCGGGGGGAACAGGCTTGGTCAGTTCCTTCAGGGCCTCGATGTCCTGCGCGATGCGGGCGAGATCGGCGACGATCCGTTCGCGGAGTTTTTGTCTGTCGTTGGGCGTCATCGTGGTGCTCTCTTCCGGGGCGAGCGGGAAGGGCGGTGGTTGCTTGTTTCGTCGCGGCGCGTCC of Nitratidesulfovibrio sp. contains these proteins:
- a CDS encoding glycosyltransferase — its product is MPHASLALAWQRLPLWLRIRLTHGSVGSVHRLRCAADAITRSQSPAASPANTTAPAGRDDLLRTGRELLLAAWEDDPCNGQLAGQVLLLHQRLPWLHPALAALLAAVHGAWRRPADLARYERLAAQADWVRLQRHVDAERERDPDNLFWVQQAVAVGELSGDLDWLDGHLHRAAARLAPSGGSALSGGPGTSGASPLAPLFDHLHGCLAANRASSCVGLADGGATAARHHDAALAHFRDAALAVSGLPASAPTASDRSGTAAPGSGCWLAPVEHAAHCLVRLGDAPAALPLWDAVLSARPWHVNLALRAHDVWRGVDTPDAVPAGSTAVLLYSWNKAQELDTALTHLAPGLPDMARIALLDNGSTDGTGDVVRTWADRFGADRCTAVHLPVNVGAAAARNWLMHLPEVAACDFAAYLDDDAAVPADWLRRLAGAVRRQPDAAAWGGRTLDWHAPYVVQSADLHLTAHFRAPEGTPADLAAFADDTPPPSGNATGNNAGNTTGEPQRDTLSPEVAFSPARAHALPFSVSDLHAQVTDMGRFDYLRPCISVTGCCHMFRTADLLEAGGFSLSLSPSQYDDLEHDLRRARAGRMACYTGFLPVRHMKRSGKAVRMGAAQFGNGLGNRYKLSGMFDAAEVLAMRRREFEALERDLLRKLAALGTRTGA
- a CDS encoding TraR/DksA family transcriptional regulator, whose product is MTPNDRQKLRERIVADLARIAQDIEALKELTKPVPPGADGMDEVSRMDAIQNKSVNEAALAQLRNRQVGLEYALKRIDEDDPDFGFCVECGEPIPLARLMAMPEASRCVNCAD
- a CDS encoding FAD-dependent oxidoreductase; the protein is MHVKYLIIGAGPTGLGAAHRLAELGEHSVLVLERNPYAGGLAASFRDAAGFTWDIGGHVVFSHYTYFDRLVESLLDGQYLEHMRIARVRIAERWVPYPFQNNIRHLPPDMQWECVQALLPGHRREEAPTNFAEWFEYVFGAGIARHFMRPYNFKVWATPAELMSYQWIGERVSVIDLEMVLRNLVLQQDNVSWGPNNLFRFPLHGGTGEIFTRLAARLADKVRLNTPVASVDPAARAVHTADGQTITYDKLLTTGPLDILIRDQIGASPAAAMAGDELRAAAGQLARNGVYVAGVGVDGMRDDDTCWMYFPESNAPFYRLTNFHNYSPNNAARPGHQRALMAETSWSDHKPEQLDTLMDKTVEGLVNTSMLHPDERERIASRWSIAVDYGYPVPTLGRDAALRCIQPWLEAHGIYSRGRFGGWKYEAANMDHSVMQGVEWAGRMVLGEAETTYKL